The Alteribacter populi genomic sequence CGAAGGACGTAAACATCCCACGTTGGTTAAAGCAACTACCTGACGAATTATCCGTACATGAGCTGTCCATCGACCGGATCTCCTTACATGAAATATTCATAGGAATTGCAACAGATAGATTAGGTGAAAAGGAGGCCGATTTACATGCGGAATAGTCGAAAAGTCGCGAAATGGGAAATTAAACGAAACATGATGAATAAGTCTTTTCTTATTTCACTCTTTTTAACGCCAGCTCTTTTCCTACTCTTTTTTACGATTCCCATCCTCTTTCAATCGGATGATGAGCAAGGTAACGTTACTGTCTATGTAAATGACGAGCTCGGGGTGTGGGACGAAGCGTCCTCGATGCTTGATCATGAAAATATGAATGTAATTACTGATCCCCCTTTTGAAGGTGAAGAAAGTATCGTAGAAGAGCTCAGGGAATTAGAAGAAGCGGCTTACTTATCGATAACAGAGAATTCCTTAGCCGATGGAGAGGTACCGGTGTATTTAACAGACGACGTGGATGAAATGTTCGCCTTCCAGTTTAATGCACTAGAAGTTCCTCTCCGGCAAATTCAACTTGAAAGTTTAGGGCTTTCAGGTGAAGAAGCTAGTATCGCTGCACACGGTGTCGGCATTTCACCTGTCTCAGTCAACGAAATGGCACCCTCAGATGGAGATGAGTCCGGTGGAGCTGCTGAAGCTGCGGAGACAGATCCTTTCGAAAGACTTGTGCCAGGACTATTTGCAGGATTAATTCTCTTTTCTGTTGTTATTACCGGGATGATGATATTCCAAAGTGCTTCTCAGGAGAAAAAAGAGAAAGTCGCTGAAATGGTCTTATCATCAGTAACGCCAACTGAGCTCATGCAAGGGAAGATTCTCGGGTATTTCGTCCTCGGAATCGTTCAAGTGTCTGTATGGCTCACTATCGCCTTGCCAATCGTCCAATGGCGGACGGATATTCCTGTTTTCGACTATTTGTTTGTCCCAGAATTATTGATCCTTGTTTTCATTGCGGTTGCAGGATATCTACTATTTGCATCTTTGTTCGTAAGCCTCGGTGCTACCGTCGAAGATATGAATACATCGAGCAACTTCCAAGGAATCGTCATGATGCTTCCGTGGGTGCCCTTTATTCTTATCGCACCGATTTTATCCGACCCAGGTGGCTTGGTCGCTCAAGCAGGAACATTCTTCCCACTAACGTCTCCAGGCGTCATGCTCATTCGCCTGTCCATAATGGAAGAATGGCCTTGGCTAGAAATTATCATCGCTTTAGTTGTTCTCCTCTTTAGCATTTGGCTACTAATGAAATTAGCCGGTAAGATCTTTAAGACAGGAATACTAATGTACGGAAAAAATGCGACACCACAAGAAATCTGGAAGTGGATTAGGCATTAATTAGATAGAAAAAAGAGCTTGGGGCAGTTTTTATGCCCCAGGCTCTTTTGTATAAAATATCCAACTAACTAGATGCAGTTAATTCTATTAGTTTTTGAATCTATTGCGACTAGTTCGACAGTGTAAAATGTTAATGACATTTAACGTGACGACCTCTTTCATGAACAACATATTTTCCATAAGTAGAGGCTGCTGAATAAGTAGCATACGCCCGCGTGGCAAGAGGCTATGCTCTTTCTCATGGAGAGAATCTACAAGGTTTGCTAAAATGGGCACACCTTTCGCGAATGAGAAGGCTGATGCGTTGCCTGCGGAAAACGAAGCCATAGAAGCGGCACCCTTTGTATTTGAGTTCTAGAGTTATTCAGCAATCCCTAATTATGAATTTTTACGCATTGTAATTAGCTATGAATTCATTCACTATTAATGAACCGTTAACAAAACAGCTTCTCATTGGTGAACTACTAAACGAGTGAAGTAAATGAGAGCCCCATTCTTACACGGAGCTCCCCTATTACCTCTTAATTAGAGGCTATTTTTAACTTGACGAATTTTCTTTTTCCAACCTGAATGACAATCCCCTCTTTAATCGCGATTGTTTCGTAAGGGTCTTGAACTTTTTCTTGATCGACACGAATCCCCCCGCCAGTTACCATACGTCTTGCTTCACTTTTCGATGGAAGCAAGTTTAACTCCTTAATCAAATCGACAATATTGATCGTCAGCTCCCCAGTCCACTCTACTTCCGGAATTTCATCTGGCATTTGATTTTTTTGAAAAACAGTAAGAAAATGCTGCTTACTCTGTTCAGCCGTTGCTGTGTCGTAGAACATTTCAACAAATGAAAAGGCTAATTCGAGCTTAGTGTCTCGAGGGTTTATGCCACTTTGCTCTAGCTGATCTTTGATTTGCTTTACCTTTTCCACCGGTGCATTGGAGGCAAGTTCAAAGTATTTTCCAATAAGTTCATCAGGAATGGACATCGTTTTCCCGAAGATTTCATTTGGCTCCTCATCAACACCAATGTAGTTGTTTTTAGATTTAGACATTTTCTCCACACCATCTAAGCCTTCCAATAACGGCAATAACAGAACCACTTGTCTTTCTTTATTGAACTGCTCTTGTACTTGCCTTCCGAATAATACGTTAAAATGCTGATCGGTTCCGCCTAGCTCAATATCCGATTCCAGTACAACTGAATCATAGCCTTGCATTATTGGGTAGAAGAATTCATGCAAGTAAATCGGCTTATTCGCTTCGTATCTGTTCGTAAAGTCATCACGCTCGAGCATTCTTGCTACCGTAACATTACTTGCGAGATGAAGCATTTTTGTTAAATCCACCTCAGATAACCACTTGGAATTATAGTGAAGTTCAACAGCTTCCATATTTATCACTTTTCCAAACTGTTCAAAGTAGGTCTTTGCATTGTAGCGCACTTCTTCATCAGTTAACGCTTTGCGGGTTGTATCTTTACCAGATGGATCCCCGATTTTACCCGTAAAATCACCGATAAGAAGCTGAATCGTATGCCCAAACTCCTGGAACTGTTTCAGTTTATTTAACACAACAGTATGACCAATATGAACGTCAGGTGCTGTCGGATCAAGCCCCAGTTTAACCTTTAATGGCTTCTGATCTCTAATCGATTTCGCAATTTTTTCTTTGAATTCTTCTTTTGGGAGGATTTCAGCCACCCCGCTCGACAAAATCGAATATTGCTTTTCTAACTCCTTTAACTGACTTTCATTTAATTGCTCGATGACATTCATTGTCATTTCCTCCCTTTTTAATGTATAAAAAAAGACACATCCCTATAGAAAGGGACGTGTCTGATCACGCGTTACCACCCAAATTGAAAATGAGACGAATCTCATCTTCCACTCAAAAAAGATAACGGATTTACCGTCTTTCACTACTGACCCTATGGCTTTTGCAAAAGAAGCTCAAGAAGGTAATTCATATAGACCTTTGTATCGATTCGCAGCAACCATCGACTCTCTGGAACAGGGAAATCTATACTACTTTATTCTATCATTGCAGTACAGTATTTTTTAAATTAACGTCATCATAATCGTTTTTTTATCGCTTGTCAATCATCAAAGTGCCTTGTCGATCGTGTTAAGCATCTATGTCCAAGCCTTTTTAGTTGGTTCGATGTAATCTGCCCAAGTTGGCGCGTTAGTGTGACCTCACATCCGGCTATAGTAGGAACGATGTCGATGATAACAGTTTAAGAAAGCTTCCCACTCTGCTTTCATATATCACCTTTACTAAGATTCCCATCGACCGACTGACATAGTATTTCGTCAGTAACTTCTGTATCTTCGTTGATGGCTGGAATTTTGGTTTCGTGTATTCTCTAACATGGATCGAGATTTAGGTAGATGAACTTTTTAGGTTTATGCCTTTACAAAAATTAAAATAGACCCTTTTGGATATCCAAAAAGGGTTGGTAACACGATTTCTGAACACAACTACTTTTTTTTCCAATAATAAATCGCCAATTGTGTGCGGTCTCTAACTTGTAGCTTATCTAAAATAATCGAAAGGGTATTACGTACAGTCCCTTCACTGATAAATAATTGCTTCGCTATTTCTCGATTCGAAAAGCCTTGAGCGACTAACTCCAGAATATCATTTTCACGAGGTGTCAATTCGCTGAGCCCTTGTTTTTCCGGTTGGGTCAATTTTTTTAAAACTTCTGCATCCAAAACCGACGAACCCGAAACTAATGCACGTAGTTGTTCTGACATGCTCGAAACCTGTGTTGATTTTAACAAATAGCCTTCCGCTCCTGCCAGAAGTGCTAATCGGATATTTTGTTCGTCTTCAAATGTCGTTAACATCATGATCCTAATGTGAGGCCAGCGCTCTTTTATCTCGCGCGTTGCTTGAATTCCATCCATGCCAGGCATCCGAATATCCATCAGAATCGCATCCGGCTGTGCCTGTTCGCACTTCTCTATCGCTAGCGCGCCGTCGTTTGCGGTTCCGATCACTTCCATGTCCTTTTCACGAGTGAGCAAAACTTGAAGACTTTGGTATACCAATGGATCATCGTCTACAATTAGGATCTTCATTGTCGTAACCTACCTTTCTTTTATTGGGCTCCAAGGCTCCCTCTTACTATTCGAAATTGGCTCGTAAATGTAGCATTTCCACTCGTATAAGTTCCTCGATTCATGAAATTAGCTGCCTTTTTCCATCGGCAGGACACAAACGATGCGAAAGCCACCTTTCGCATCGAACGATACACTTCCTCCTACTGATTGTGCTCGTTGGCGCAGGTTTCTAAGCCCCATTCCCCGAGTATGAGCATTCTTAGCCACTCCATCATTGTAAATTGCAAGTCGAACGATGCTTACACTTACATCCAGTGAAACATCTACATGCGTCGCTTCCGAATGTCGACTCACATTTGTAAGAGCTTCTTTCAGACACGGTTCAAGAATACTCCACAAATACACAGGTACTTTGGCCGTATCTCCGTACACCTTCAAGTCAAGGGGGCAAGCTGTAAACGCATCACAAACTTCTTCAAGACTACCAAGTCCGATCGTTTTAACTGGTGCCATATTATGGACGGTTTCCCTTAAATGAAGAGTACTGTTGGATAGACGCTTTTGTGCTTGTAAAAAGATCTCTTTTGCTTGTGGGTCGTTTTCCTCCCACAGCTGCTCAAAGGCTTGAAGTGCCAAGGAAGCCCCCGTCAATTCGTGACCAACGTGATCGTGTAGTTCTTGTGAGATCCGGTGTCGTTCGGTTAACTCAGCAGACCGGGCTGCCTTTACTTTAGATAACAACAACTCCCCTTTTAAAACCTCAAGTTCATACCGAGTTCGACGTTCACGATCCGCTTCCACCCTATATTGTTGTATTTGTATTTCCCAGCCTCGAATGACCCATCCTATAAATGCTGCAAAAACTAAGGTCACGATAAGCAAAACAGAAGGCTCTGCATAGACGAAAAAGGCGATAACAGCAGGTAATATAAACCATGGCCTTCCGTTACGGATTGCTTCAAAAATAGGCATAACTAACGCAAGCCACGCCCCTGACCAAAAAGGAATGACGATAAAGCATGCCGTCTGATCTATTAGCACCGTCCAACCGGGTAATGTAAAGCGCCACCTCGCAAGTGCCATGACTGCTAAAAACAGGAGAAGGATTACTCCAAACTCACCACTTTGACTCGTAAGCCATAGTAAACTGAGTAGAAGTAATCCAAGGAAACGCCAAAGTAACGTGCTTACTTTCGGAGTCCATATATCAAGGTGCTTTTCAGTCATTGGCTTCTCCTTCCCCTCATCTAGATGAAAACACGTCTTTTCTATAGATTAACACATAGACAGAATCCCAGTTTATGCGATTCTTCTTTTGCTTCCCAACAAAACGAAGGCCATCGTAAATAAAAGCAAAATCACAAGAGGGATGATGAGCTCAACCAAAGGCTTTGAAGAAATGATGACGCTTAGCCCCTCTGTTAACCAATATGTTGGCAAAAGCATTGCGATACGTTGGAAAAAGTCAGGCATGATCTCAACAGGCCAAAAAATACCACCAAGCATCGCCATCAGGATGATGACATTCATTAAAATAAGGAATGCTGAATCCTTGTTTCGGTACAACGAAATCCAAGCGAGACACAAGGCAATCGCTGTCAATGAAAAGAACGAATAGACAACAAATAAAAGAAGCGGTGCTATGAGAGCCTGACCATGAACGAGCATTCCACCAACAATCACGACAGCATTTTGCCCAATTAGGATGAGAGAGTATGCGAGTAAGCTCTGCCAGAGATACTGAAAATGGGTTACGGGAGCGACACCAATTCTCTTGAGGACACCGGTTGAACGATCTTCCATAATGAACTGAACGAGTCTTGCAGCGCCAAACAGCATGATCATTCCATAAAATTGGTACCCTAAAGGCAGCACTGACCATTCACCAACAGGTAGCAGTATGACAGCTATCGGTAAGACAAGTAGAAGAATCACATTCCCTAAACTTCGAAAACTCCGCTTTAAAGCAAATGTAAAGATCGTCATCCCAGCTTCCTCCTTCCCACAAAAGTGGCTACAAGAGCGAGTACAAGAGATGCTGCAAACAATAGCCCTATACTTAAGAACATTTTATCGATTTCCTCTCCGGTAATCATACCGAAAATTGCATTTTGTCCAAGAGATACAGGATTACCATAGGTTGACATGAAATCGAAAAAACCTGTAGTTGGAATCGGAAAGATCATTCCCGCAAAAACCATCGAACCTATTCCATAAACTTCTGAAAGCCGCTCCGCTATTTTAAAGTTACGAACGGTAAGGACCAGAATCATGCAAACAAGTTGAGACAATAACGAAACGGCTAAAATAACAAGCAACACCCAGCCAATATTTCCCCAATTCACACCATACACCCATTGCGTAAACAGCACGATGAATAATCCTTGAAGGACATTGAATAACATACTCGCTATAAGCAATGAACTCGCATGGACGTGGGCTCGGTAAGGGAGAGAATACATTCGCCACTTTCTAGCTGTAAAAAAATCTTCTTTCATGTACGACATCGTATAGGCACCGCCAAAAAGCTGAAAACTAATCATAAAGCTTACTGAAAGCCACGTCATACTTGATATGCTTTGGCCTTCTTCCCCCGCGACATGACCTGAGACCATCCCTAAAACGGAAATCAAGCAAAGCGGAACAACAGTTAAAAGAAAAAGTCCAATATAGCTTCTAAGCATCCGCTGCAACGCAAAACGGATTGTTCTAAACAACATCCTTATTCCTCCTCCCCATCGCGCAGGCGCTTTCCAGTAAGCGTCAAAAACACATCTTCAAGAGTAGGTTTTTCTGCACTTACAGAACGAACGCCACCTGCATCCTTTACGATGGAAAGGGCGCGGTCAAGATTTCCCGAACCAGTGCTTGAAATAATTTGCAGTTGTACACCATCTTGAACAACCTGCTTCACTCCGTCCAGATTTCGTAGTTTTTCAAGCAGTTCTTCAGTTGGCTCTGCTGCTAGTTCCAGCTTTATCTTCTCTTCATGCTGGATGTTTTCCACAAGTTCATCAATCGTTCCTTGGGCAATCACATGACCTTGATCCAAGATAACAACACGGGAAGCAATCGTCTGAACTTCCTCCATATAGTGCGTTGTATAAAGAATTGTCGTCCCTTGACGTTGCAGCTCACGAACCGATTCAAGGATATGATTCCGAGACTGCGGGTCAATTCCGACAGTCGGCTCATCCATAATGAGAAACCTAGGTTTGTGAGTAAGAGCACAAGCGATGTTTAATCGGCGCATCATTCCTCCTGAAAATTTCGTCGGCAGCTTTTTCGCTTGGTCAGAAAGTCCAACAAATTTAAGTGTTTCTTCAACTCGCTGTTTAAGTGCTGCTCCTTTCAAACCATAAATCCCACCAAAAAATTCAAGGTTTTCACGAGCGGTAAGATCCTCAAACACCGTGATATCTTGCGTCACTAACCCGATTTGTCGCTTAATATCGATCATATTGTGTTGCTGAGGTTTTTGAAACAGTTCAATATCACCTGAATCAACACTAATCAAACCTGCCAACGCATGAATGAGCGTTGTTTTCCCCGCGCCGTTCGGACCTAATAATCCGAGAATTTCCCCTTCAGCAATATCTAGGTCCACATGGTCCAAAGCTCGATGCGCCCCGTATCGTTTTACTATATTTTGCATATGTGCAATTGCCATACTAATTCCCCCTCATAATAAGTGAAACTAACAACTAACATTATTATTACAGCAAGAGGATTTAAATAGTAGTTACATTTGTAATGAAAGTTCAGCGGAAATTCTCATGAAGTCCACAACGTGGCTGTTTACATGGGAGTAAATATAAAAGTCGGACGTATTACCGAAAGTACCCCTGTCTATAAAAAAAGAAGACCCCAGTTCATCACTGGAGCCACACCTCAAAATCGCCACTCTTTTAAAATTTATTCTGTCACTAATTCCAGCTCGACTGGAATAAAGTCTTCTACATCCTCTCCATTCAGGACGGAAAATGCTGCATCTAGCGCTTCTTCACCGATGAGTGTTGGCTGTTGGGCGACTGTTCCTGCAAGCCGTCCAGCTTCTACAGAGCTCACTGCATCATCTGTTGCATCAAAGCCTACAACAACAACGTCTTCTGCGCCTGCTCCTTCTAACGCCTCTAAAGCACCTAACGCCATTTCATCATTATGAGCAAAAACACCTTGAATATCAGGATTGCTTTGAAGGATGTTTTCCATTACGGTTAACCCTTCTGACCGGCTAAAGTTCGCTGTTTGTGATGTGACTACTGTTAAAGAGTCTGAAGCAATATTGGTAAACCCTTCACCACGTTCACGAGCTGCCGAAGAACCTGGAATCCCTTCTAGTTCTGCAACGTCTGCATCTTCACCTACGAGTTCAACAAGTAACTCTGCGGCCATCTCGCCACCCGCCACGTTATCCGAGGCAATGTGTGTGACAGCCTCACCACCATCAGCACCACGATCAACAGTAATTACTGGAATGTCGGCTGCATTTGCAGATTCAACCGCTGAAATAACAGAGGACGAATCAGTTGGGTTAATTAAAATTACATCGACACCTTGTTGAATTAAATCTTCCACGTCATTGACTTGCTTTGCGTCATCATCTTGAGCGTCAACCGTTACTAAGTTTACACCGAGATCATCAGCTTTTGTTTCTGCACCTTCCTGTAATGTAACAAAGAAAGGATTATTTAGTGTTGAAATCGAAAAGCCGATTGTAAATTCACCATCTCCGCCTTGACCATCACTTTCATCACCAGAATCATTTGCAGGTGATTCCGTTGTACACGCGATCATGACAGCACCTAAAACCGTTACCATAAACATTAGCCATACTTTTTTCATGCTTCATTTCCCCTTTCAATCGTGTGTTATGCATTTTTTTTGCGGTCTAGTAAAACCGCCAGAAGAATGACACTGCCTTTCACGACTTGTTGGAAGAATGAACTGACTCCCAACAGATTGAGTCCATTATTTAAGACTCCTATGATTAAGGCACCAATTAAGGTACCGACAATCCATCCTCTACCTCCGGTTAGACTCGTGCCTCCTAGTACAACAGCAGCAATGGCATCCAACTCATACATCTGCCCTGCGGTTGGCTGAGCAGAATTCAACCGTGAAGTTAAGATTATACCTGCTAGTGCAGAGAGAAAACCGGTCAATGAGTAGACGTAAACTTTAATTCGGTCAGCTTTTATTCCGGATAAGATGGAAGCTTCTTCATTACCCCCAACGGCATAAACACGTCTACCAAAGGTCGTTTTCTTTAACACTAAATATAGAACGAGAAAACTAACCATCATTGTAATGGCAGGAACGGGTACACCGAAAAAGTAACCGCGTCCGAGTAGCTCAAAAAACGTTGACTCGCCTAAACCAGTTACCGGACGACCATCTGTAAAAACAAGCGTTAACCCTCTATAAATCGTCATCGTAGCAAGTGTAGCAATAAAGGGCGCGACTTTTCCTTTTGCAATGACAAATCCATTAATTGCTCCAAGAATCGTTCCTACTAAAAGACCGATAAGCATCGCTAGTATCGGGTCGACACCTGCTGCCATCAATGTCGCTGTTACGGCACCTGAGAATGCGAGCATGGAACCGACTGACAAATCTATTCCCCCTGTTAAAATGACAAACGTCATTCCAAAGGCAATCAAGGCATTGATTGAAACTTGTCTTAAAATATTTAAGATATTTGAAAAGGACAAAAAGCTAGGATTAATAATCGTGATAACAGTGACAATTAAAAGCAACCCGATAAATGGACCTAACGTTGCCAATAAGGATTTTAACCTCTTATTGTCGAACATGTTTATCCCCTCCTGTGGCGTAATGCATGATCGTTTCTTCAGTTAGTTCACTTCTTTCAAGTGTTGTTAATATTTCCCCTTCAAACATGACCGCTACCCTCGTACTTAAACCAATCACTTCAGGCAACTCGGAAGAAACCATAATAATCGCAACGCCCTGTTTTGCCAGCTCATTCATAATCATATAGATTTCTTTTTTTGCCCCTACATCTACACCACGAGTCGGCTCATCTAAAATTAACACCTTGGGGCTGGTGCCTAACCACTTTGCAATAACAACTTTTTGTTGATTTCCGCCACTCAACGACTTGGCGGCTTGTGCGGGTCCCGAGGTGCGAACGCTTAGCTTTTTTACCAGTTCATCGTATAAGGCCATTTCTTTTTGACTTGAAATCCAGCTTGAAGATGAAATATCTGAAAAATTCGTTAAACTTAAATTATCTTTGATTGAAAAATCAACGATCAACCCTTTAGATTTTCGATCCTCTGATACAAATCCAATTCCTTTATTTATCGCGACATGTGGACTCTTAATAGTAACTTTTTCACCGTCTATCAAGATCTCGCCATGATCTGCTTTTCGGTAGCCGAAGATCGTCTCTACTAATTCTGATCTTCCCGCACCCATCAACCCTGAAATACCAAGAATTTCACCCTCTCGCACATAAAAGGAGGCGCTTTCAAATTCACCTGCTCTTGATAGTCCTTTGACTTCGAGTTTTGTTTCCCCAGGTTGTAGGTCATGATCTGGAAATCTCCCACCTAGCTCTCTACCTACCATCATTTTCACAACATCGTCAAAATTCGTATCCGGGATTTTTTTCGTCCCAACGTATTCCCCATCTCTTAAAACCGTAATGCGCTGACAGAGTGAAAAAATTTCTTCCATTCGGTGAGAGATATAGATAAAAGAAACACCTTTTGCTTGTAAGTCTCTTATCGTTTTAAATAACGTTTCAATTTCTCGTCCTGTCAATGCTGCTGTTGGCTCATCCATGATGATGATATCGGCATTTGTTAAAAGCGCCTTAGCAATCTCAATAATTTGCTGTTTTCCAACTGAAAGACTTCCAGCTCTCTCAGTTGCCTTTACCTTTAGACCTAGATCTAAAAGTTTTTGCTCAGCGATTCGATTCATTTCCTTCGTTTTTAACCAACCAATTTTCCCAACCGTTTGCTCATTTCCTAAAAATAAATTTTCTGCGACTGTAAGCTCAGGCAGAATGTTTAGTTCTTGATGTATAACGGCAATGCCATCTTGTTCAGCGTCTTTTGGATGCTCGTATTTTACCTGTTTATTTTTCACTTTAATCGTGCCATTGTCTCTTTGGTGAATCCCAGTAAGGATTTTCATGAGTGTTGATTTTCCCGCTCCGTTTTCGCCCATTAAAGCGTGGATTTCACCTTTATTTAGAGAGAATTGGACATTTTTCAAGACTTGATTTGCACTAAAGGATTTATCAATGCCTTCCATCTGAATAACCATACCTACACTCCCTTCCAGCTGCTTGCCTTTTTAGAAAATCACCCCTGATTGTAAAATCACATTCGCATAAGGTGTGTTTTCTCCGGTACGAATAATCGCTTTTACATGATGAAGCTCTTTTTTGAAATCTTCATGAGAATAGTAGTTAACGAGTACGTCGAACTTGTTCATTTCTTGTTGCACCTTTGGATTGTGAATTTGCATTTCTTTGGCAATGTATAGCCTTTCTACAGCCATGTCATCCAAAACTTCTGATAACACTTCTAAAAAAGAAGGCGTGCCCTGTCGAATCGATAAATCAATGCATGGAACGTGATCGGGGATCGGCAAACCACAATCCGCAATCGCAATTCGATCTGTATGACCCAATTTTGCTAGTAAACTCGCAATGTCTCGATTTAAGATACCGTTCTTTTTCATTCTCGCCCCCCTCCCTGTCGTTGTTCCATAAATCTATCAAGTTGATCACGCGTTGGCATCCCGCCCTGTGCTCCTAACTTTTGAACCGATAAGGCTGCCGCTCCATTCGCAAAAGAAACAGCCTCCTCAAGTGCCCGACCTTCCGCAATAGCTACAGCAAATGCGCCATTAAACGTATCTCCTGCCCCTGTCGTATCTACGGGTTCTACACGATAACTGGAGATTTCGACCTCATGCTGACCATCGAAAAATGAAGCACCACGTGCTCCCTTAGTGATAATCAGCTTGGAACGCAAGTCGCTTTGTATCGATGCAGTAAACAATTGATTATATTCTGTTTCGTTAGGGGTTACATACGTTGCTTTCTGCCAGCTTCCTTTCCTTAACAGCTGGGCAGGTGCCGGATTTAAAATCACAGTCGTTTCATATTCAGTACACAAATCAAGAACGTATTCTATTGTTTTGAGTGGGATTTCTAGTTGAAGTAACACGATATCGCTTTTGATAATTTCTTCTTTAAATTTCTCTACATACTCTGGTGTCACATGATTGTTCGCTCCCGGGGTCACAATAATCCGATTATCTCTGTCAGATAAAATAATCGTTGCGACACCTGAACTGCATTCTGTAACCGGTTCCACATCACCCGAAAAAATTCCATTATCAGATAACACTTGCTTTAAAACCGGACCGAATGGGTCATCGCCCACTCTTCCGATCATCCGAACCTGAGCCCCTAGCCTCGCTGCCGCAACAGCTTGATTTGCTCCTTTTCCTCCTGGCATCGTACTGAATGACTCACCTAAAACCGTCTCCCCTTGACTTGGAAAAATATCTGTATTCGTAACCATATCCATGTTTATACTGCCAATCACTGTAATCGTTGGTTTAGTCATGACTCTCCTCCGTTTGATTCGTCGTTTCACGAACAACTAGATTCGTAGGTAGCTCGTAGTAATAAGAGTCTAATGGTATTTTTTCAATCTGCTTAATTAACAATCTCGTTGAAAGCGCGCCCATTTCATATATTGATTGTGCCACGGTAGTTAAAGAAGGGACAAGCATCGTCCCAATCGGAACACCATCAAACCCTACTACTTTAAGGTCTTCAGGTATTCTTTTTCCTACACTATGTGCCGCTTTCATTACTCCAGCTGCTGTTACATCACTGCTAGCAAAAATACCGTCAATCGTCGGATGTTTTTTTAGTAGCTCTCTTGTTACAGTCTCTGCACGGTCAATTTGAAAATCGGCTTCAATAACGATATTGGCAGTCCCGCGTTCTTCAACCACTTCTTTAAAACCAAGAAAGCGGTCATCAGAAGGTGCTAACCCTACAGGACCTCGAATATGTGCTATAAATTCACACCCATTGCCAATCAAGTGATCTGTCGCTGACCGGGCTCCCTCTTTGTTATTTGAGACAACAGAAGGAATATTCTCATCAATGACACGGTCTAATGCCACAATCGGGATATCAAGTTGATGGTAATCATGTAATGATAAGCTACTCGTTGTTAAAATGATCCCATCCACATACTTTTGTTTTAATGCTTCTAAATATTTCTTTTCTTTTTTAACCTCTTCATCCGTATTACATAAGACCACCGTATAGCCATATGTTAAAGCAACGTCTTCAATTGCTCTTGCCAGCTCCGGGAAAAACGGGTTGGTAATATCCGGCATGACAAGTCCGATCATCCCTGACGTTTTATGATAAAGCGTACGTGCGACTGAATTTGGGCGGTATTTTAATTCTTTTATTGAGGTTAAAACCGCTTGTTCTGC encodes the following:
- a CDS encoding LacI family DNA-binding transcriptional regulator, producing the protein MTTIRDVAKHAKVSVATVSRVLNKKGYVSKEAEQAVLTSIKELKYRPNSVARTLYHKTSGMIGLVMPDITNPFFPELARAIEDVALTYGYTVVLCNTDEEVKKEKKYLEALKQKYVDGIILTTSSLSLHDYHQLDIPIVALDRVIDENIPSVVSNNKEGARSATDHLIGNGCEFIAHIRGPVGLAPSDDRFLGFKEVVEERGTANIVIEADFQIDRAETVTRELLKKHPTIDGIFASSDVTAAGVMKAAHSVGKRIPEDLKVVGFDGVPIGTMLVPSLTTVAQSIYEMGALSTRLLIKQIEKIPLDSYYYELPTNLVVRETTNQTEESHD